DNA from Gouania willdenowi chromosome 15, fGouWil2.1, whole genome shotgun sequence:
GGACAAACCTTACAACAAATGCCCATACTGAGGGCTCTTTTTGCTGAGCTGTCGCGGCTAAATGGACCAAATATAGACCAGCCTCTAGCATTACATCCCATTAGCAGGCCTTCTTCCACAAAGCCTCCAGATggacatcaaaacaaaaaagtgcatCTTCTCTCCCCCAGAAACTGCTCTACACCTGTTGTCAGCTCTCGTATAAACACCACACCTAAACTAGTGgaggttttaattaaaaataaagaaaccagCAGCAAACCTTCACGACAGAAGCTTGTGTATGGAACGACGAAAACATTTAATCTCAGAATGAAGAAAAATCTTCCAATGAAATCGAATCCTCGACCATGTGTTGATTTGGTGAGAAACAAAAACCGTGTGTTAGCCACCaccaccaaaacaaaaaacaagtcaaTCTGTAATACCTTGAAGTCAGGTCCACGGAAAAAATCCAGTTTAAATCTGAGTCAGAGGCGACATGAAGACGTTGAAAGTGTGATGCGAACACTCACTGTAGACTCAGCACAACAAGGAACAATCACAGTGAAGGAGGAGGGAATTGCACTGGAGATTTCTCCCACAGAGAGAGGCTTGGAATGCATTCACATCCCCAGTATGGATCGTAACAGTGTTCCCCAAAGAGAGGGCAGGGAAGATAGGGAGCAGCCTCCCAGTGACACCCATCAATGGCAGCAGACCTTCAGCAGAGAGGAAAGTCCATCTGGGGCAAGCTGCAGACAAAGCAGCTTAAAGTTAGGTCTTTCAGACTCCAGCAGGGACAGGAATAATGAGGAAGACTATGATGATGACTTTAACAGTCTTGCACCCAGTGATGCCTTCTCCCCCGAGCCCTCCAGAGCCAAGACGCCAACGACCCCCCTACGCCGCGACCTCCTGGCCTCTGATTCAGAATCAGATGGTGCTCAGAGCAGAGTGACCCTCCTCCCTCAGCCAATAAAGGCCTCCACATCTCCTCTGAGGGGCACGTACGTCATCCGACCTCGGACTCCCTCATCCTCCtctgatgatggtgatggtgaaaATGAGCGTTTACAAACTCCGCTCTTCAAAAAGGAGCTGACGGAAAGTAGCTCCGATGCTGAAATTTTCCCAGCATGCAGCGGGCAAGTTCGAACACCGTCACCACAGTCATTATCATCCATTCAGcctcaggaggaagaggagtcAGAGGATGAACTTGGATCTCTGGATTTTAGAAAGCAGTATCAGCACATCTCACAGCTGGTGTCATCTAAACTCCCAGGATACACAATGTGAAGAAGACAACGTGTAACAACATCTGGGTCATTctgtcatttcaaaaaaaaaaaaattcagtacatcctacgcactttggtctaaaaacaTTCTGAATTTTGCCAATTGttttgtgattattcaataagcacactgtatatttttagtttgattggatgaatactttgaggtttggccaatttagtgagggttgtatgtgtgtatttttgcaagttattttcttccattttcaacttctaatatctcaggaactgcacaacataggaaactgaaatttggtaaaataatacaattccacccactctctcagagtATATAAAACGATGTGCTATACATCTAATGTGGTGGATGTGCCAGCCCCTCAATATTGGAAAAAAGTTCTTTAGGGTTTCGGGCATGTTTGGGCCTCCAGTAAACAACTTatcatatgcctcagctccctgtaatttgatcagctttgagctatgtaggtagactgttcaaatcactaatgCTTAGTCAGgcatatgcattggttcttggtaCTGACAGTGTCTTGAAGTCTGaattttatttactatttttgtGGGAATccaagaaaaacattattttcctCATGccacttctttatttttattttggacctcAACTTTTTgttgaaatggttaaaattACATCATCTATGAATAGAGCTCAAACTATTTTTTAGGGTAAAACCAAACAGCTGTAAAAGTTTGTTACACAATATGTTTTAATAAAGAGTTTTATTTTCGTCCTGAAAGAACTCCTTGAATTTCCTTGTGTATGAAttggtgtgtgtatatatatatatatatatttccttcCTAAAACATCCAAACAATGTTCATGTAGATCATTTGTCTTTTCAGGGTTTTTTGCTCATCTTGACAAGGACACGCTTGTAAAAGCAATTTTAATCTCAACGTGGTCTCCTGGTGAAATAAAGGCATTCATGGGTGATTCCTCAGTGTTTGCATAAAGGAAAACTAAAGGCATTTGCCGGTGCACTAAAGCTGGTTTATTAGTTTTTGTCATAAGCAGAATAACTGCACATAACTGATTTTAGAGACTTATATATACTTGTACTTCACTGTAATATGAGCAGGTGTTTGTCTTAGATTTTGAGCGAGCTGATCCTTCGTCCAAAATGTAATTCAATATCTGGTAAATGCACTTGCATGTTTTTCTCAAGAGGGTTGGACAAGTATGAATATTTGCATAATTTATgaaccattttaaaaaatatttctcttTGCTGTAGCCAATTTGTATTTGTATCGATTAATTTTccattattatcccccgccacaaagtggaagggggatataggtttgagctccgttcgtccgtccgtccgagttaaaggagACAGCttgatacgataaccaaattcagtgtgtggcttcagggtatgaataccttgatggagttcgaaaataagaagcgtgcaattattttttccggagttattgcctttGTTCTGTTTTGCTTTATTAAGTTTGAGGTATTTTCAAATGGGACaatttttcttagaaaccgtttatgatagtaattttattttctgatgtgataatattttcttatgtatacatcttagttcttagatttaggacatttaggaaaaggttgtgagttatgacAACTAGTCTGgcggggatgttgatgactatgccTTCTTGTTTATACTAGCGCTGTAAAGCTTTGCTATCTAGAAGTGTCCTCTGTAACAAAATCTATTCATTGATCTCTATGATATGCACCGGTAGTGGTAATGGAGCAGTTTGTGGCTTTGGGATTTCATAAAGCTGCTGCATTGCACAAGCCTTGCAAAAATGAAAGCACACAGCCGC
Protein-coding regions in this window:
- the map10 gene encoding microtubule-associated protein 10, with the protein product MFKQPNKDSIESFFSLELLVECIQLEKNYQVSDKLAVGVRLLDFPTLLIQPQQQKKNCSSKLTQQQNGTHLFNTGKCCVFKINLNSLHIHLSNTPIYAMLLDVKEDTPRLLGSCLIPLGRATHRIIQDVAQRGHSCPSCHREQSLVAVCSLTEEKIGSISLSYKLSYLGESLLAHITERTSVSEGQEVQECVKEDNKSTSLLPPDSGDTVGLMLDKQNIEIKKDKQDGGDEGGVALVMDGKSTNQGGNIFEDDPTIFCPPQLYYTNTGEETHRMKEERDFNLLDWDEFSDQEVNDDNDVVENVRFPLRDQAENKGVAPNVPKGQTLQQMPILRALFAELSRLNGPNIDQPLALHPISRPSSTKPPDGHQNKKVHLLSPRNCSTPVVSSRINTTPKLVEVLIKNKETSSKPSRQKLVYGTTKTFNLRMKKNLPMKSNPRPCVDLVRNKNRVLATTTKTKNKSICNTLKSGPRKKSSLNLSQRRHEDVESVMRTLTVDSAQQGTITVKEEGIALEISPTERGLECIHIPSMDRNSVPQREGREDREQPPSDTHQWQQTFSREESPSGASCRQSSLKLGLSDSSRDRNNEEDYDDDFNSLAPSDAFSPEPSRAKTPTTPLRRDLLASDSESDGAQSRVTLLPQPIKASTSPLRGTYVIRPRTPSSSSDDGDGENERLQTPLFKKELTESSSDAEIFPACSGQVRTPSPQSLSSIQPQEEEESEDELGSLDFRKQYQHISQLVSSKLPGYTM